TAAAAATTTTTGGTTAATTTTATCAGTTTTACACCCAGACAAACTTATAAACTGAAATTGTGTAGGTTTTGATTGCTTCTTAAATGACATTTTTAAAGAGAAGTGCTCAAATACATTCTTTAGTCTTTACAAGCCTTCGTAAGTGTATTGTAAAACATAATGAACTGTCTCCATCAGTGGCTCTAATATTTTGAATCCTTATTATGGTATGCCCTAAGGAATGATGTTATGAGTTGAGTTGGTTTGCTCGACGGGAGGCGACATGCCGTGCTTATATAGAGTCATCTGACACAACACTAGTCTAACATACTATAATCCAATCCTCTGCTGCTGCATGGGCTGCTGTGCCTCCCTGGCTGGCCGGCCCACTGCCTGGGTTGGTTCCTGTTGCCACCCATAACAATGCTTATTATGGTACTATTTTTGTGTGTGTTCATACTAATATCCATACACCCCCTCTCTTTGAGATTTTACTAGCATCCATATACCTTTCTTTTCCAGTACTATCATGAGAATGAACATGGTTGTTGCAAACTTGTGAATGTTCATATACCTTTGTTATGGAGATGTTAAAATGCAAACATACATACATAAAAAAGGAGTCATTTTTGTAAGATAGATCTCATCAACTAACTGAAGAAATTGTTTTAGCTTAATTCTTGGAGTTTTGTGACGATATTGTAGATGGACCTGTGCTAAAAAGTGAAAGGTCACATGGAATCCTGTGTCACTACCTGTAAAATTTACCAAAGGCCTCGATTTTTGTATTTATGTGTCATCTAAGGGGGTGAatacaaggttttcatggatttaTATCTCTCACACAGCATGCACACAATTTATTTTGAGTTATAtttgattaattattttatTCTTATTATTCTTCATTAGGCTATAAATGGCAGGAAGACACCGTGTACCCCGGCAATACCACGATGACCCTCGAGGATATCGTGATgctccacctcctcccctaTCACGAACAAGGgctgcctctccacgtcgcttGGAGGAGGAATTGTCTACTCGCCGTGCCGAGATGCGCAGAATCCATGAAGACAATCAGCGTCTGGCAGATGAAATTGTTGGTCTTAGGCAAACCATGCCTCGTTTGAAGGAAGACCTCCATGCCTCAAGTCAGGCTGTACCTAAGCTCCGGGCAGAGAAAGAACTTGAATCGAGGGAGCTAACTCAGAGGAATCTGAAGCTGGAAGCTGAGCTACGTTCCTTAGAACCCCTTAGGCAAGATGCTTTGCATCTGCGATCTGAAGCGGGTAAACTACAGTCTTTGAGGCAAGAGCTGGCTGCAAAGGTTCAGGGTCTATTAAAAGAGCTTGAGCATCAGAAATCTGAAAGCCAGAAAATACCTGCTATGATAGCTGAGCGTGATGCTCTGCGGCAAGAATTGATCCAGGCTAGGTATTGAGCATTTATTATTTTGCCCTTCTTCTAGAATGGATGTATCCTGTTGATAGTCTTGATAGATCATGTGATAACTCTGACTGCTGCCTCCAAGGTGCTGTTTAGTTCAGTGTATCTGCTTTGCTTTGTTTTTTTATATTCTTGTTGAGTAAAAGAGCTGCTAACTAATAATCTGTATCATTATAGGGCAGGGCTTGAGTATGAGAAGAATGCAAAGCCAGAGCTGACAGCACAGGTGCAAGCAATGGAGAAGGATCTTGTAGCTATGGCTCAGGAGGCTGAGAAGCTGAGGGCTGACATTGCAAAGAGAAGGGCACCTAGTAAGTTTCTTTCCCCACTTGCATTGCTTGTACATTAGTGAAATAATTGCAAAGTTTATCCTATAAAGTGGTCTACCTATAGGTTTCAGCAGCCATGGAACTTATGGTGCACCTTTGTCGACTCCTGGGAT
The Panicum hallii strain FIL2 chromosome 6, PHallii_v3.1, whole genome shotgun sequence genome window above contains:
- the LOC112897471 gene encoding protein FLX-like 3, with the translated sequence MAGRHRVPRQYHDDPRGYRDAPPPPLSRTRAASPRRLEEELSTRRAEMRRIHEDNQRLADEIVGLRQTMPRLKEDLHASSQAVPKLRAEKELESRELTQRNLKLEAELRSLEPLRQDALHLRSEAGKLQSLRQELAAKVQGLLKELEHQKSESQKIPAMIAERDALRQELIQARAGLEYEKNAKPELTAQVQAMEKDLVAMAQEAEKLRADIAKRRAPSFSSHGTYGAPLSTPGMGLQGMYDGGYTSMGSRYGSGPWGSHESRGYPQP